A stretch of Paracoccus seriniphilus DNA encodes these proteins:
- a CDS encoding chloride channel protein: MPHKRHGLSFPARLGWLRRRLFARGGEVGFLVLAVTAGVLAGCVVSLIRFLSHLLHSQLYGVAFSTGLSGSDLRRNWLLIAVPVAGGLLTSLILSLRRRRGGIVDPIEANALYGGRMSLADSIWVTLQNLASNGFGLSAGLEAAYTQLSSGLASKLGLKMKLRREDMRVLIGCGSAGAIAAAFGAPLTGAFYAFELIIGTYSAVSLAPVIAAAIAATLVSQALSGKSFTIEIGQVGAISPGDFLPALGLGACCALLGILVMMTVVRTERLASASGIPSWLRPALGGILVGGLAFVTPQVLSAGHGAMHINLENEIPWTALLILFALKALGSAITIGSGFRGGLFFASLLLGALIGKAAAVPLEWLAPGMLSPTAMAVIGMTAFGVAVIGGPLAMTFLALELTGEFPITALALAAAITSSMVVRQTFGYSFTTWRFHLRGQSIRSAHDVGWIRNLTVGRLMRRDVRTASADMSIDEFRAAFPLGSTQRVIITDDKGGYCAMVQVAEVHADQDAAEPKQDLSEFFHHQTDVLLPGMNARQAAGLFEASHSESLAVVSDRIERRVIGQLSEAHTLRRYSEELDKQRRDITGSGE; the protein is encoded by the coding sequence ATGCCCCATAAACGTCACGGACTCAGCTTTCCCGCCCGGCTTGGCTGGCTGCGACGAAGGCTGTTTGCCCGTGGCGGCGAAGTCGGGTTTCTGGTGTTGGCGGTGACCGCGGGGGTGCTGGCGGGCTGCGTGGTCAGTCTGATCCGCTTCCTGTCGCATCTGCTGCACAGCCAGCTGTATGGGGTCGCCTTTTCGACAGGGCTGAGTGGCTCGGATCTGCGGCGCAACTGGCTGCTTATAGCGGTGCCCGTTGCCGGGGGGCTGCTGACCTCGCTGATCCTCAGCCTGCGGCGGCGACGCGGCGGGATCGTCGACCCGATCGAGGCGAATGCGCTGTATGGCGGGCGGATGTCACTGGCCGACAGCATCTGGGTCACATTGCAGAATCTGGCCTCGAACGGCTTTGGCCTGTCGGCCGGGCTGGAGGCCGCCTATACGCAGCTGTCCTCGGGACTGGCCTCGAAACTGGGCCTGAAGATGAAGCTGCGCCGCGAAGACATGCGCGTGCTGATCGGCTGTGGATCGGCGGGGGCCATTGCCGCGGCCTTTGGTGCGCCGCTGACCGGCGCCTTCTATGCCTTCGAGTTGATCATCGGAACCTATAGCGCGGTATCTCTGGCACCGGTCATCGCGGCAGCCATTGCCGCGACCCTTGTTTCGCAGGCGCTGTCGGGCAAGTCCTTTACCATCGAGATCGGGCAGGTCGGGGCCATATCGCCCGGTGATTTCCTGCCGGCGCTGGGGCTTGGCGCCTGTTGTGCCCTGTTGGGCATCCTGGTGATGATGACCGTCGTGCGGACCGAGCGTCTGGCATCGGCCAGTGGCATTCCGTCATGGCTGCGCCCGGCATTGGGCGGGATTCTGGTCGGTGGACTGGCCTTCGTCACGCCACAGGTCCTGTCGGCGGGGCATGGCGCCATGCATATCAATCTGGAAAACGAAATTCCCTGGACGGCACTGCTGATCCTGTTCGCACTCAAGGCACTTGGCTCGGCCATCACCATTGGCTCGGGTTTTCGGGGTGGCCTGTTCTTTGCCTCGCTGCTGCTGGGTGCGCTGATCGGCAAGGCGGCAGCCGTGCCGCTGGAATGGCTGGCGCCGGGCATGTTGTCACCCACCGCCATGGCCGTGATCGGCATGACCGCCTTTGGCGTGGCGGTGATCGGCGGGCCTTTGGCCATGACCTTTCTGGCATTGGAACTGACCGGCGAGTTTCCGATTACCGCCCTTGCGCTGGCGGCGGCGATCACCTCCTCCATGGTGGTGCGCCAGACCTTTGGCTATTCGTTCACGACCTGGCGCTTTCATCTGCGGGGGCAATCGATCCGCAGCGCCCATGACGTAGGCTGGATCCGCAACCTGACCGTCGGCCGGTTGATGCGGCGTGATGTCCGCACGGCGTCGGCGGATATGAGCATCGATGAATTCCGGGCTGCATTCCCCCTGGGCTCGACCCAACGGGTCATCATCACCGACGACAAGGGGGGCTATTGCGCGATGGTGCAGGTGGCCGAGGTTCATGCCGATCAGGATGCAGCGGAACCCAAACAGGACCTGTCCGAATTCTTCCACCATCAGACCGATGTGCTTTTGCCGGGCATGAACGCCCGACAGGCGGCGGGGCTGTTCGAGGCAAGCCATTCGGAATCCCTTGCAGTGGTCAGCGACCGGATCGAACGGCGCGTGATCGGACAGCTGAGCGAAGCACATACGCTGCGCAGATACAGCGAAGAGCTGGACAAGCAACGCCGCGACATCACCGGCTCGGGCGAATAA
- a CDS encoding hydroxypyruvate isomerase family protein, whose amino-acid sequence MKFSANLGFLWNDLCLPDAIRAAKAAGFDAVECHWPYDVPAAEVRAALEETGLPMLGLNTRRGDVGAGDNGLSALTGREVEARAAITEAIAYARATQTRAVHVMAGYSAGPEAHASFVANLRFACAEAAPHGITILIEPLNRHDAPGYFLQTTEQARAIIAEVDHPALRLMFDCYHVQIMEGDLTRRLTDLQPLIGHIQFASVPDRGAPDHGEVDYADIFATIAALGYDLALGAEYKPVGKTENTLGWLDLTRRSTQKAP is encoded by the coding sequence ATGAAATTTTCTGCAAATCTGGGCTTTCTGTGGAATGACCTGTGCCTGCCTGACGCCATCCGCGCGGCAAAGGCTGCAGGGTTCGATGCGGTGGAATGCCATTGGCCCTATGACGTTCCAGCCGCCGAGGTTCGCGCGGCACTGGAGGAAACAGGTCTTCCGATGCTGGGATTGAACACCCGGCGGGGCGATGTCGGGGCAGGGGACAACGGGCTGTCGGCCCTGACCGGGCGCGAGGTCGAGGCCCGCGCCGCCATCACCGAGGCCATCGCCTATGCCCGCGCCACGCAGACCCGGGCAGTGCATGTCATGGCGGGATATTCGGCCGGACCCGAGGCCCATGCCAGCTTTGTCGCGAACCTGCGCTTTGCCTGCGCCGAGGCCGCACCCCATGGCATCACCATCCTGATCGAACCGCTGAATCGCCATGACGCGCCGGGCTACTTCCTGCAAACCACCGAGCAGGCACGGGCAATCATCGCCGAGGTGGATCATCCCGCGCTGCGGCTGATGTTCGATTGCTATCACGTGCAGATCATGGAGGGCGACCTGACCCGTCGCCTGACGGATCTGCAGCCCCTGATCGGCCACATCCAGTTTGCTTCGGTCCCAGATCGCGGCGCCCCGGACCATGGCGAGGTCGATTACGCGGACATCTTCGCGACCATTGCGGCATTGGGCTATGACCTTGCGCTTGGCGCGGAATACAAGCCGGTTGGAAAGACGGAAAATACCCTTGGCTGGCTTGACCTCACTCGCAGATCGACCCAGAAGGCGCCCTGA